A window of the Bacteroides thetaiotaomicron VPI-5482 genome harbors these coding sequences:
- a CDS encoding OmpA family protein yields MKIRNLLVAILAMSGTVVFAQEQRQIKEEGKTVFKPHWFIQAQVGAAHTVGEAKFTDLMSPAAAINIGYKFAPAFGARIGGSGWQAKGGWVTPEQTYQYKYLQGNIDIMADLSTLFCGFNPKRVFNGYLFGGVGLNRGFDNDEANALDTRTYELEYLWQEGKFLVAGRFGLGCDLRLNDRLAINIEANANALSDKFNSKKAGNCDWQLNALVGLTIKLGKSYTKTAPVYYEPEPAVVEQPKPEPVVAKEPEPKPVVVVEPMKQNIFFALNSALLQNDQLAKIDAMIKYMEKNPTSKVAVTGYADKETGNPKINMTLSEKRAKNVVEALKAKGIAADRIITSYKGDTVQPYQKPEENRVCICIAE; encoded by the coding sequence ATGAAAATAAGAAATTTATTAGTAGCCATACTTGCAATGAGTGGTACAGTAGTATTTGCTCAGGAGCAACGACAAATCAAGGAAGAAGGTAAAACCGTATTCAAACCTCATTGGTTTATCCAGGCACAAGTAGGAGCCGCACATACCGTAGGCGAAGCCAAGTTTACCGATCTGATGTCTCCTGCCGCCGCCATCAATATAGGATATAAGTTTGCCCCTGCATTCGGAGCACGTATCGGTGGTAGTGGATGGCAGGCAAAGGGTGGATGGGTAACTCCGGAACAAACCTACCAGTACAAATATCTTCAGGGAAACATTGATATTATGGCTGATCTCAGCACTTTGTTCTGTGGCTTCAACCCGAAACGTGTTTTCAATGGCTACCTTTTTGGTGGTGTAGGGCTCAATCGTGGTTTCGATAACGATGAAGCGAATGCACTCGACACCCGCACCTATGAACTGGAATATCTCTGGCAAGAAGGCAAGTTTCTTGTCGCCGGACGTTTTGGCTTGGGTTGTGACCTTCGCCTGAATGACCGCTTGGCCATCAATATCGAAGCTAACGCCAACGCTTTATCCGACAAGTTCAACTCAAAGAAAGCCGGTAACTGTGACTGGCAGCTGAACGCACTCGTTGGCTTGACCATTAAACTGGGAAAAAGCTATACCAAAACAGCTCCCGTATATTACGAACCGGAACCTGCAGTCGTAGAACAGCCTAAACCGGAACCTGTTGTTGCAAAAGAGCCAGAACCGAAACCTGTAGTAGTTGTTGAGCCGATGAAACAGAATATATTCTTTGCGTTAAACTCTGCACTTCTGCAAAATGATCAGTTGGCAAAGATTGATGCTATGATTAAATATATGGAGAAAAACCCAACCAGTAAAGTTGCTGTAACCGGATATGCCGACAAAGAAACCGGTAACCCGAAAATTAATATGACTTTGTCGGAAAAACGTGCCAAAAATGTTGTAGAAGCCTTGAAAGCTAAAGGAATAGCAGCAGATAGAATTATTACTAGTTATAAAGGAGATACGGTACAGCCTTATCAGAAACCGGAAGAAAATCGTGTTTGTATCTGTATAGCAGAATGA
- a CDS encoding surface protein: MNKKYLSVVLFGALLAASAGTFTSCKDYDDDIKGLQEQIDKSGSTITDLQTQLTTLKAAAEAAQATADAAKAAAVEAKTAADAAKAAGDQAKADAADALAKAKAAEAAAATAKTEAIAEATKLVEALRNSMQEAIDKKLDVTAFEEASKLLGARIDGIEAGLSTLENGAVKENTEAIKTAMDLIETLQTADANFATTLKELDEYVKITLEAKIDANAEDIKAAQDDIKAAQDDLAALWKEIDGKGGLKDLIGANKTAISDLETKITDELDAIKKNVKDIQASIKEINTKIGNINTNLTGLHTLVTCRLSSISLAPDLFVDGIEAVRFTSLQYSPMDVKDENASIPAKSYQFSTAALATASYHFNPASFKLANADYSYIDRTAEVVETTRAIAASKLVEIVGEPVANPATGTVDFQLLRLNSHTTQPELDRTNLIALQATLKGDAIDQDEKNAVITSPYVAVYDNILAAEDVRIADKETLFEGGNAAHYATTFDACTKEEPRYETPYDQVFDLKKLVATCLNNENVSTGHDEFPIEAYKLSYRFAVATTDFNLEEGKTETNQQKWVKCNDVEKGLFQAEGFNPEAFGRTPILKVELVDENGNVVRRGFVKIKFTAEKQPDFTVGNPAEELVFKCADTEATYTITEEYIRENVYRKITDGTNIGMSHETFWNTYDVSTAVASVKKNGKLVTGVDFPKIVAGATSVGTATKKVVWSFKHGQLGAISATGSEFVATITVQNKLQSSKYPDAITFKFAVNVKLPKASLDAVKNELYWQTIDGDMKFFKVNAVVPNTPEDPADGCQIHQELNLAYDKYNVKGLPNCVTDRYVVTKTYSNGVATSKVLAGVKISGKTISLDKNDADVKLALNSAGGLQASVAHIYTLESGDQITVNEFMVNFIRPVSLNMPSGVTLTDAITGGDVANFQWNGLLMDWSGNAIVSPSVVETEDISSYWKQVCTTEYEWVPEHSYVKTPASLNVTYGKVDFVTASDLTMYSGTSKVNYWKPGTSTEDVIEKTYSVGAMLTQAEAMAMLEVQEREGTPEGYVNFGSTYNFTEIPVIKGSHVEYTYVANIDYVPAEIVVVPGDYVAKKHEHTPMPTFDGESYGQKSGCWEWTKTTFGSSVINLGQYWFYYGEFSDVKLDITKVTTDLKYNGGKLPAKTTLEQVGNTVKYVNVDSPIEYAYKIFIPATVNYGWGTLSSTLTITVNPKN; encoded by the coding sequence ATGAACAAAAAGTATTTAAGTGTCGTCCTGTTTGGAGCGCTATTAGCGGCTTCAGCGGGTACATTTACTTCTTGTAAAGACTACGATGATGACATCAAGGGGTTGCAAGAACAAATTGACAAAAGCGGAAGCACTATTACTGATCTTCAGACTCAGCTGACTACTTTGAAAGCTGCTGCTGAAGCTGCTCAGGCTACTGCTGATGCTGCTAAAGCTGCTGCTGTAGAAGCTAAAACAGCTGCTGATGCTGCAAAAGCTGCCGGTGATCAGGCCAAAGCTGATGCTGCTGATGCCTTGGCTAAAGCGAAAGCTGCCGAAGCTGCTGCTGCTACAGCAAAAACTGAAGCTATCGCAGAGGCTACAAAATTAGTGGAAGCTTTGAGAAACTCAATGCAGGAAGCTATCGACAAGAAACTTGATGTTACTGCATTCGAAGAAGCGTCAAAACTTCTTGGTGCTCGTATCGATGGTATCGAAGCTGGTCTGAGTACATTGGAAAATGGTGCTGTGAAAGAAAATACAGAGGCTATCAAAACTGCTATGGACCTTATCGAAACATTGCAGACAGCAGACGCAAACTTTGCTACAACATTGAAAGAACTCGATGAGTATGTTAAGATAACGCTGGAGGCTAAAATTGATGCTAATGCAGAGGATATTAAAGCAGCACAGGATGATATCAAAGCTGCACAGGATGATTTGGCTGCTTTGTGGAAGGAAATTGATGGTAAAGGCGGTCTGAAAGATTTGATCGGTGCAAATAAAACCGCTATCAGTGATCTGGAAACAAAGATAACAGATGAATTGGATGCTATTAAGAAGAATGTAAAAGACATTCAGGCTTCTATTAAAGAAATCAATACTAAGATTGGAAATATCAATACGAACCTGACTGGTCTGCATACATTGGTAACTTGCCGTCTGTCAAGCATCTCGCTTGCTCCCGACTTGTTCGTTGACGGTATTGAAGCTGTAAGATTCACTTCCTTGCAATATTCTCCAATGGATGTGAAAGATGAAAATGCCAGCATCCCAGCAAAGAGCTATCAATTCTCTACAGCTGCTTTGGCGACTGCTAGCTATCATTTCAATCCGGCAAGCTTTAAGTTGGCAAATGCTGACTATAGCTATATCGACCGCACTGCAGAAGTTGTTGAAACAACTCGTGCAATTGCTGCAAGTAAGTTGGTTGAGATTGTTGGCGAACCGGTTGCTAACCCCGCAACAGGAACTGTTGACTTCCAACTTCTTCGTCTTAATTCTCACACTACTCAGCCGGAACTTGACAGAACGAATCTGATCGCTTTGCAAGCTACTCTGAAAGGTGATGCAATTGATCAAGATGAGAAAAATGCCGTCATTACTTCTCCGTATGTAGCTGTATATGATAATATTTTGGCTGCTGAAGATGTTCGTATCGCTGATAAGGAAACTTTGTTTGAAGGTGGTAATGCTGCTCATTATGCAACTACATTCGATGCTTGTACGAAAGAAGAACCTCGCTACGAGACTCCTTATGATCAAGTATTCGACTTGAAAAAACTGGTTGCAACTTGTCTCAATAATGAAAATGTATCTACTGGTCATGATGAATTCCCGATTGAAGCCTATAAACTGTCATACAGATTTGCTGTAGCTACTACGGATTTTAATCTTGAAGAAGGTAAAACTGAAACTAATCAGCAGAAATGGGTTAAGTGTAATGATGTTGAGAAAGGTTTGTTCCAGGCAGAAGGTTTCAATCCGGAAGCATTTGGTCGTACTCCGATCTTGAAAGTTGAATTGGTAGACGAAAATGGCAACGTGGTACGTCGCGGATTTGTGAAAATTAAATTCACTGCAGAAAAACAACCTGATTTCACGGTAGGTAATCCGGCTGAAGAATTGGTATTCAAATGTGCTGATACAGAAGCAACATATACTATTACAGAAGAATATATCCGTGAGAATGTTTATCGTAAGATAACTGATGGTACTAATATTGGTATGAGTCATGAGACATTCTGGAATACATACGATGTTTCTACTGCTGTTGCATCTGTTAAGAAGAATGGCAAACTGGTAACTGGTGTTGATTTCCCGAAAATTGTAGCTGGTGCTACTTCAGTAGGTACAGCAACTAAGAAGGTTGTCTGGTCATTCAAACACGGTCAGCTTGGTGCTATTAGTGCTACTGGTTCTGAATTTGTTGCTACTATCACTGTTCAGAATAAACTGCAATCTTCTAAATATCCTGATGCAATCACATTCAAGTTTGCTGTAAATGTGAAATTGCCGAAAGCTAGCTTAGATGCAGTGAAGAACGAACTGTATTGGCAGACTATTGATGGTGATATGAAGTTCTTTAAGGTGAATGCTGTAGTACCTAATACTCCGGAAGATCCTGCAGACGGATGCCAGATCCATCAAGAACTGAATCTTGCTTACGATAAATATAACGTAAAAGGACTTCCAAATTGTGTAACAGACCGTTATGTTGTAACTAAGACTTATTCTAACGGAGTTGCTACAAGCAAAGTCTTAGCAGGTGTTAAGATCAGTGGAAAAACGATCTCATTGGATAAGAATGATGCTGATGTTAAGCTTGCTTTGAATAGCGCAGGCGGTCTGCAAGCTTCTGTTGCACATATCTATACATTGGAAAGCGGTGATCAGATTACTGTCAATGAATTTATGGTTAATTTCATCCGTCCTGTAAGCTTGAATATGCCTAGTGGAGTTACTCTGACAGACGCTATAACAGGTGGTGATGTTGCTAACTTCCAGTGGAATGGCTTGTTGATGGATTGGAGCGGTAATGCTATTGTATCTCCGAGTGTAGTAGAAACTGAAGATATTTCTTCATACTGGAAACAAGTTTGTACAACAGAATATGAATGGGTTCCAGAACATAGCTATGTGAAAACTCCGGCTAGTCTGAATGTTACTTATGGAAAAGTTGACTTCGTTACTGCATCAGATCTTACTATGTATAGTGGAACATCTAAGGTTAATTATTGGAAACCGGGAACTTCTACCGAGGATGTGATAGAAAAAACCTATTCTGTAGGTGCAATGTTGACTCAGGCTGAAGCGATGGCTATGCTGGAAGTACAAGAACGTGAGGGAACTCCTGAAGGATATGTAAACTTCGGTTCAACTTATAATTTTACGGAAATTCCTGTGATAAAGGGTTCTCATGTAGAATATACCTATGTAGCAAATATTGATTATGTTCCGGCTGAAATAGTCGTTGTTCCTGGTGACTACGTTGCTAAAAAGCATGAACATACACCTATGCCTACATTTGATGGAGAATCTTATGGTCAGAAATCAGGATGTTGGGAATGGACTAAGACTACATTCGGTAGCTCAGTTATTAATCTCGGACAATACTGGTTCTATTATGGAGAATTCAGCGATGTGAAACTTGATATTACTAAAGTTACTACAGACTTGAAATACAATGGTGGTAAGCTGCCTGCTAAGACTACTTTAGAACAAGTTGGTAATACCGTTAAGTATGTAAATGTGGATTCACCGATTGAATACGCTTACAAGATCTTTATTCCTGCTACTGTAAACTACGGTTGGGGAACACTTTCTTCCACATTGACTATTACAGTTAATCCGAAGAACTAA
- a CDS encoding tyrosine-type recombinase/integrase, producing MLKVVAFMKQVAKGLQMEGNFGTAHVYRSSLNAIIAYRGKGDFTFHEVTPEWLKGFEIHLRGRGCSWNTVSTYLRTFRAVYNRAVDCRGAVYVPHLFRSVYTGTRADRKRALDTEDMQKVFTKLPQSSVVTSDMRRTQELFVLMFLLRGLPFVDLAYLRKSDLHDNVITYRRRKTGRPLSVTLTPEAMAILKRYMNRDSSSPYLFPLLNSREGTKEAYHEYQLALRNFNRQLMLLGEMLGLGDKLSSYTARHTWATTAYYCEIHPGVISEAMGHSSITVTETYLKPFRNKKIDEANKKVVDFIKRSMSFAIY from the coding sequence ATGTTAAAAGTAGTAGCATTTATGAAGCAAGTAGCCAAGGGACTACAGATGGAGGGAAACTTTGGTACTGCGCACGTCTACCGTAGCAGTCTCAATGCCATCATTGCTTATCGTGGGAAAGGGGATTTTACATTTCATGAGGTAACCCCTGAGTGGTTAAAGGGCTTCGAGATTCACCTTCGTGGCCGGGGATGCAGTTGGAATACTGTATCTACTTATTTACGCACATTTCGTGCGGTCTATAATCGTGCGGTAGATTGTCGTGGGGCTGTTTATGTACCGCATCTGTTTCGTTCTGTATATACTGGCACGCGTGCGGACCGTAAGCGTGCATTGGATACTGAAGACATGCAGAAAGTATTCACCAAATTGCCGCAGTCGTCCGTCGTGACATCTGACATGCGTCGTACGCAGGAACTGTTCGTTTTGATGTTTCTGCTCCGTGGTCTGCCTTTTGTCGATCTTGCCTATTTACGTAAAAGTGATTTGCACGACAATGTGATCACTTACCGCAGGCGGAAGACCGGGCGTCCTTTGTCAGTGACTTTAACTCCGGAAGCGATGGCCATATTAAAGAGGTATATGAACCGTGACAGTTCTTCTCCTTATCTATTTCCGTTATTAAATAGCCGGGAAGGGACAAAGGAGGCTTATCACGAATACCAGTTGGCTCTCCGCAACTTTAATAGACAGCTGATGTTGCTAGGTGAAATGTTAGGACTGGGGGATAAACTTAGTTCATATACAGCGCGTCACACTTGGGCAACGACAGCTTACTATTGCGAAATTCATCCGGGCGTTATTTCTGAAGCTATGGGACACTCTTCGATCACAGTGACCGAGACATATCTCAAGCCCTTTCGGAATAAGAAAATAGATGAAGCCAATAAAAAGGTGGTGGATTTTATAAAGCGCTCAATGTCTTTTGCAATTTATTGA
- a CDS encoding DUF4248 domain-containing protein → MIKVEKEVSNDYIIKGFKHFTQLATEYFQGHPDCNAARKRMRDTIDANLQLKAELTAASYTEHTTLLSPKMQQIIWAHWGPPIISLSENHANESDNKRV, encoded by the coding sequence ATGATAAAAGTTGAAAAAGAAGTATCCAATGATTACATCATTAAGGGATTTAAACATTTTACCCAATTAGCTACGGAATACTTCCAAGGACATCCGGACTGCAATGCAGCCCGAAAAAGAATGCGCGACACAATAGATGCCAACTTGCAGCTCAAAGCAGAGCTCACCGCAGCAAGTTACACCGAACACACGACTTTGCTAAGTCCGAAGATGCAGCAAATCATCTGGGCGCACTGGGGACCACCCATCATTTCACTGTCGGAAAACCACGCAAACGAATCGGACAACAAACGAGTTTGA
- the dnaB gene encoding replicative DNA helicase, protein MNTDNRVSPQAPEIEEAILGACLIEQEAMPLVADTLRPEMFYSMRHQVIYAALLAMYQAGMKIDILTVKEELAHRGKLEEAGGAFGITRLSSIVATSAHIEYHMQIVHEKYLRREMILGLNKLLACSLDETMDIADTLIDAHNLLDRLEGEFGHNDHMRDMDALMTDTMEEAEQRIAKSVNGITGIPTGLTDLNRMTSGLQNGELIAIAARPSVGKTAFALHLARQAAMQKHAVAVYSLEMQGERLADRWLLSASDINPYRWRTGIPNPHEVAEAHTTAAELARLPIHVDDSTSISMDHVRSSARLLKSKSACDLIIIDYLQLCDMNTGQKNRNREQEVAQATRKAKLLAKELNVPVVLLCQLNRESEGRPGGRPELFHLRESGAIEQDADVVMLLYRPALARLTTDRESGYPTEGLGVVIVAKQRNGETGNAYFSHNPSLTKITDYTPPLEVLLKQAK, encoded by the coding sequence ATGAATACTGACAACAGAGTTTCTCCGCAGGCTCCGGAGATAGAAGAAGCCATACTGGGCGCCTGCCTGATAGAACAGGAAGCCATGCCGCTCGTAGCCGACACGCTGCGTCCGGAAATGTTCTACAGCATGCGTCACCAAGTGATCTACGCCGCCCTGCTGGCCATGTACCAGGCAGGAATGAAGATCGACATCCTCACCGTAAAAGAAGAGCTTGCCCACCGGGGCAAGCTCGAAGAAGCCGGCGGAGCATTCGGTATCACGCGACTGAGCAGCATAGTAGCCACCTCGGCACACATCGAATATCACATGCAGATCGTACACGAGAAATACCTGCGGCGGGAAATGATACTAGGACTCAACAAACTCCTCGCCTGCTCCCTGGACGAAACAATGGACATAGCCGATACGCTGATAGATGCGCACAACCTGCTCGACCGCCTGGAAGGTGAATTCGGCCACAACGACCACATGCGCGACATGGACGCACTGATGACCGACACAATGGAAGAAGCCGAACAGCGTATCGCCAAAAGCGTAAACGGAATTACCGGCATCCCCACCGGCCTGACGGACCTGAACCGCATGACGTCCGGACTGCAAAACGGAGAACTCATTGCCATCGCCGCACGCCCCTCGGTCGGAAAGACCGCCTTCGCCCTCCATCTGGCGCGGCAGGCTGCCATGCAGAAACATGCCGTCGCCGTCTACAGCCTTGAGATGCAAGGAGAACGACTTGCCGACCGCTGGCTGTTGTCCGCCAGCGACATCAACCCTTACCGCTGGCGCACAGGCATCCCTAACCCGCACGAAGTAGCGGAAGCGCACACCACCGCCGCAGAACTGGCACGGCTACCGATACACGTAGACGACAGCACATCGATCAGTATGGACCATGTACGTTCCAGCGCACGGCTCCTTAAAAGCAAGAGTGCATGCGATCTGATCATCATCGACTACCTGCAACTTTGCGACATGAACACCGGACAGAAGAACCGCAACCGTGAACAGGAAGTGGCACAAGCCACCCGCAAGGCTAAATTGCTCGCCAAGGAACTGAACGTTCCCGTCGTATTGCTTTGCCAGCTAAACCGCGAATCGGAAGGCCGTCCCGGTGGTCGGCCGGAACTGTTCCATCTACGCGAAAGCGGCGCCATTGAGCAAGACGCGGATGTAGTAATGCTGCTCTACCGCCCTGCACTGGCACGGCTCACTACCGACCGGGAAAGCGGTTATCCGACCGAAGGACTGGGGGTAGTCATCGTAGCCAAACAACGCAATGGAGAGACAGGGAACGCATACTTCAGCCACAATCCTTCTCTAACGAAAATTACGGACTATACACCACCATTGGAAGTATTACTGAAACAAGCAAAATAA
- a CDS encoding HU family DNA-binding protein has translation MNVSVERYQRRKYVSQENSPMLYYVRQKSGTVRVMDVEKLADAIEANSSLTAGDVKHAIEAFVEQLRLSLTQGDKVKIDGLGTFHITLCSEGTEKEKDCTVRSIRKVNVRFVADKALHLVNASHTSTRSENNVEFVLASKGDTEGGNAGGGNTGGGGNSGGGGNSGGDEEAPDPTV, from the coding sequence ATGAATGTTTCAGTAGAACGCTATCAGCGAAGAAAGTACGTAAGTCAGGAGAATTCCCCGATGCTGTATTACGTACGTCAGAAATCGGGTACAGTAAGAGTGATGGACGTCGAAAAACTGGCAGATGCCATCGAAGCCAACTCTTCACTCACAGCAGGAGATGTAAAACATGCCATCGAAGCTTTTGTAGAGCAACTCCGCCTGTCACTCACCCAAGGTGACAAAGTGAAGATCGACGGTCTGGGTACGTTTCACATCACACTGTGCAGCGAGGGGACAGAGAAGGAAAAAGATTGCACGGTCCGAAGCATCCGCAAGGTGAATGTCCGGTTTGTAGCGGATAAAGCACTGCATCTGGTGAACGCAAGTCACACCAGCACACGAAGCGAAAACAACGTGGAATTCGTACTAGCAAGCAAAGGTGACACGGAAGGCGGAAATGCCGGCGGAGGAAACACCGGAGGCGGAGGAAATAGCGGAGGCGGAGGAAACAGCGGAGGCGATGAAGAAGCTCCGGACCCGACAGTTTAA
- a CDS encoding N-acetylmuramoyl-L-alanine amidase, which produces MRTINLIVIHCSATREDKDFTEYDLDVCHRRRGFNGAGYHFYIRKNGDIKSTRPIEKVGAHAKGFNRESIGICYEGGLDSKGRPKDTRTEWQKHSLRVLVLTLLKDYPECRVCGHRDLSPDRNENGEIEPEEWVKACPCFDAENNWKA; this is translated from the coding sequence ATGAGAACGATCAACTTAATCGTAATTCACTGCTCCGCCACACGCGAAGACAAGGATTTCACGGAATATGACCTGGACGTCTGCCATCGCCGACGCGGATTCAACGGAGCGGGTTATCATTTTTATATCCGCAAAAACGGGGATATAAAGTCTACCCGACCGATAGAAAAGGTCGGTGCCCACGCCAAAGGTTTCAACAGAGAAAGTATCGGTATCTGCTATGAAGGCGGGCTCGACAGCAAAGGTCGCCCCAAAGATACCCGGACCGAATGGCAGAAACATTCACTGCGGGTACTGGTTCTTACTTTACTGAAAGATTATCCGGAATGCCGCGTATGCGGTCACCGTGACCTTAGTCCCGACCGGAATGAGAACGGAGAGATAGAACCGGAAGAATGGGTGAAAGCGTGCCCTTGCTTCGATGCGGAAAATAACTGGAAAGCATGA
- a CDS encoding winged helix-turn-helix transcriptional regulator gives MLQEIYETLKKRQGDPIVTMKATKDVGINVGINEQKVLELLRKNNQITAKEIAGLLGISLRHSERLITSLKQKGMIQRVGSNKNGYWEIIVK, from the coding sequence ATGCTACAAGAAATATACGAAACACTAAAGAAACGGCAAGGCGATCCTATAGTAACAATGAAAGCGACAAAGGATGTCGGTATAAATGTCGGTATAAACGAACAAAAAGTTCTGGAACTTTTGAGAAAAAACAATCAAATTACCGCCAAAGAAATCGCCGGACTTCTAGGTATCAGCCTAAGGCATAGCGAACGTCTGATCACATCATTAAAGCAAAAAGGTATGATTCAGCGAGTTGGATCAAATAAAAACGGATACTGGGAAATTATAGTAAAATAA
- a CDS encoding lysylphosphatidylglycerol synthase transmembrane domain-containing protein, whose translation MKNKYRNIFLAFGIVAVLIMIFTFDMDYQELWANLKRAGVYLPLVLLLWLFVYLINTTSWYIIIRSGGKPGFSFARLYKFTVTGFALNYVTPVGLMGGEPYRIMELKPYIGVERATSSVILYVMMHIFSHFCFWLSSVLLYLCLYPVGWVMGTILGTITVFCLLVAMLFVKGYQHGMAVAFVRLGSHLPFLKKKVIRFADSHREQLENIDKQIALLHQQKKGAFYAALFLEYTARVVSCLEIWLILNVLTRSVSFADCCLIAAFSSLLANLLFFLPMQLGGREGGFALAVGGLSLSGAYGVYAALITRVREMVWIVIGLALMKVGNKK comes from the coding sequence GTGAAGAACAAATACCGCAATATATTCCTGGCTTTTGGCATTGTCGCCGTCCTGATCATGATATTCACTTTCGATATGGATTATCAGGAACTTTGGGCAAATTTGAAAAGGGCAGGAGTATATTTGCCTTTGGTATTATTGCTGTGGCTGTTCGTTTATCTGATTAATACTACATCGTGGTACATCATTATACGTAGCGGAGGGAAGCCGGGGTTTTCATTTGCCCGGCTTTATAAGTTTACCGTTACGGGTTTTGCCCTGAATTACGTAACTCCCGTCGGACTGATGGGCGGTGAGCCGTATCGCATCATGGAACTGAAACCGTATATAGGAGTGGAGAGAGCCACTTCTTCGGTGATTCTCTACGTGATGATGCACATCTTTTCTCATTTCTGCTTTTGGCTGAGTTCTGTCTTGCTATACCTTTGCCTTTATCCGGTAGGGTGGGTGATGGGAACCATTTTGGGTACGATCACCGTCTTCTGCCTGCTGGTAGCTATGTTGTTTGTAAAAGGCTATCAGCATGGGATGGCAGTTGCTTTCGTTCGTCTGGGCAGTCATCTTCCTTTTCTGAAAAAGAAAGTAATCCGTTTTGCCGACTCCCATCGGGAACAGTTGGAGAACATAGATAAACAGATAGCCTTGCTTCATCAACAGAAGAAGGGAGCTTTTTATGCGGCTTTATTCTTGGAATATACGGCACGTGTGGTCAGTTGTCTGGAAATCTGGCTGATCCTCAATGTGCTGACAAGGAGTGTCAGTTTTGCAGATTGCTGCCTGATTGCTGCCTTCTCTTCTTTACTAGCCAATCTTTTGTTCTTCTTGCCTATGCAGTTGGGTGGCCGTGAGGGAGGATTTGCCCTTGCGGTAGGCGGGCTTTCCCTTTCCGGAGCTTATGGAGTCTATGCGGCATTGATCACTCGCGTGCGTGAGATGGTCTGGATTGTGATAGGGCTTGCTTTGATGAAGGTTGGAAATAAAAAGTAG
- a CDS encoding phosphatase PAP2 family protein yields the protein MIKTIQMPSKKETLTVIVIMALFLLLTAACIGLRSEHLLMAALYLVLFFAGLPTRKLAVALLPFAIFGISYDWMRICPNYEVNPIDVAGLYNLEKSLFGVMDNGVLVTPCEYFAVHHWAVADVFAGIFYLCWVPVPILFGLCLYFKKERKTYLRFALVFLFVNLIGFAGYYIHPAAPPWYAINYGFEPILNTPGNVAGLGRFDEIFGVTIFDSIYGRNANVFAAVPSLHAAYMVVALVYAIIGKCRWYVIALFSVIMAGIWGTAIYSCHHYIIDVLLGISCALLGWLFFEYGLMKIRGFRNFFDRYYQYIK from the coding sequence ATGATAAAAACAATTCAAATGCCGTCGAAGAAAGAAACCCTGACCGTTATTGTCATCATGGCTCTTTTTCTTCTGCTGACAGCTGCTTGTATCGGACTCCGTTCCGAACATCTGCTGATGGCGGCACTCTATCTGGTTTTATTTTTTGCCGGACTACCTACCCGGAAGCTGGCAGTGGCCTTACTGCCTTTCGCCATTTTCGGGATCTCGTATGACTGGATGCGTATCTGCCCCAATTACGAAGTAAATCCGATTGATGTGGCCGGACTTTATAATCTCGAAAAGTCGTTGTTCGGAGTGATGGATAATGGTGTGCTGGTTACTCCTTGTGAGTACTTTGCCGTGCATCATTGGGCGGTGGCAGATGTCTTCGCCGGCATCTTCTATCTTTGCTGGGTCCCTGTGCCTATCCTGTTCGGACTCTGTCTGTACTTTAAGAAAGAGAGAAAAACTTATCTTCGCTTTGCATTAGTCTTTTTGTTTGTCAACTTAATCGGCTTTGCCGGCTATTATATCCATCCGGCTGCTCCCCCCTGGTATGCTATCAACTACGGTTTCGAACCGATACTGAATACTCCGGGTAACGTGGCGGGTCTCGGTCGCTTCGACGAGATTTTTGGCGTGACTATCTTCGACTCCATTTATGGAAGAAACGCAAATGTCTTTGCTGCCGTTCCTTCCCTTCATGCGGCATATATGGTTGTGGCATTGGTGTATGCCATTATCGGCAAATGCAGATGGTATGTGATTGCCCTTTTCTCTGTTATCATGGCAGGCATCTGGGGAACAGCGATCTACTCTTGTCATCACTATATTATAGATGTACTCCTTGGAATCTCCTGTGCACTGCTCGGCTGGCTGTTCTTTGAGTACGGACTGATGAAGATTCGCGGATTCAGAAACTTCTTTGACCGATATTATCAGTATATTAAATAG